One region of Flavobacterium sp. KACC 22763 genomic DNA includes:
- a CDS encoding sensor histidine kinase: MTLKNRISLLVSLLFTILFGLASTVIFILYSNYRKEEFRDRLEIKALSNIKLLVNVKQVDNQLLKIIDQNSINKLYDEKTLVFDSNYKLIYSSIDDAKINWSVDDLKYLKKNKTFFKQQGDYEVYGVFYDTNDKDFYALISATDDYGKKKLLFLRYTLIISYIFFTCVCWLLTSFMVRKAMNPLHAFHQKIKNINENNLDTRIESKSTKNEIDLIADEFNFMMDRIELSYQKQKEFTAHASHELRTPLSRMTSQIENAMAEPELQQKNKSFLNSILADVNHLSELINSLLILSKIDNRKADHHEVQRIDEILFSSIEKINKAFPDFVILFEMEESENLDTALEIKGNKNLLEIALTNILKNACVYSDNKQAKVKISTDHYHLIVSVSNTGETLNEEEQKNLFQPFMRGHNSKGTSGFGLGLRIVQRILILHKANITYSIPNINTNLFQLFFNL, translated from the coding sequence ATGACATTAAAAAATAGGATATCACTTTTAGTAAGCTTACTGTTTACCATCCTTTTTGGACTGGCATCTACAGTGATATTCATTTTATATTCCAATTATCGAAAAGAAGAGTTTCGGGATCGATTAGAAATCAAAGCTTTATCGAACATCAAGCTATTGGTTAATGTAAAACAAGTCGATAATCAGCTTTTAAAAATAATAGACCAAAATTCGATCAACAAATTGTATGATGAAAAGACTTTGGTTTTTGATTCTAATTATAAACTGATTTATAGCAGTATTGATGATGCCAAAATCAATTGGTCTGTTGATGATTTAAAATACCTTAAAAAGAATAAAACTTTCTTTAAACAGCAGGGCGATTATGAAGTTTATGGCGTTTTCTATGACACGAACGACAAAGATTTTTATGCTTTAATTTCTGCCACCGATGATTATGGCAAGAAAAAGTTACTTTTCTTGAGGTATACTTTAATTATATCATACATCTTTTTTACTTGTGTTTGCTGGCTGTTAACTTCATTTATGGTTAGAAAAGCCATGAATCCGCTTCATGCTTTTCATCAGAAAATAAAAAACATAAACGAAAATAATCTCGATACTAGAATTGAATCTAAAAGCACTAAAAATGAAATTGATTTAATTGCGGATGAATTTAATTTCATGATGGATCGTATCGAACTTTCGTATCAAAAACAAAAAGAATTTACTGCCCACGCATCGCATGAATTGAGAACACCACTATCTAGAATGACTTCTCAGATAGAAAATGCTATGGCTGAACCAGAGCTTCAACAGAAAAACAAGTCATTCCTAAATTCAATTTTGGCTGATGTCAATCATTTAAGTGAATTAATCAATTCTCTGCTTATCCTTTCCAAAATTGATAACAGAAAAGCAGATCATCATGAAGTGCAGAGAATAGATGAAATTCTATTTTCTTCGATCGAAAAAATAAACAAAGCATTCCCCGATTTTGTTATTCTTTTTGAAATGGAAGAAAGCGAAAATCTTGACACTGCCTTAGAAATAAAAGGAAACAAAAATCTTTTAGAAATAGCCTTAACCAATATTTTAAAAAATGCTTGTGTCTATTCAGACAATAAACAGGCAAAAGTAAAAATAAGCACCGATCATTATCATCTAATCGTTTCTGTATCCAATACCGGAGAAACTTTAAACGAAGAAGAACAAAAGAACCTTTTTCAGCCTTTTATGCGTGGCCACAACTCAAAAGGGACTTCTGGTTTTGGGCTTGGTTTAAGAATTGTACAGCGCATTCTTATATTGCACAAAGCAAACATAACTTACTCTATACCAAATATTAACACGAATTTATTTCAGTTATTTTTTAATTTGTAA